A stretch of Pomacea canaliculata isolate SZHN2017 linkage group LG6, ASM307304v1, whole genome shotgun sequence DNA encodes these proteins:
- the LOC112565959 gene encoding uncharacterized protein LOC112565959 has translation MVSCLVFRRQGVRDRMNLCLFTLALVDMTYIAYSMAFTLTFWIRILEPMAGEELYVKTLNYAMGVNYGLREASTCISVLIAVDRCLCVVFPLRANTLMSTRTMGILLATIVIGMQLAFVTTPVKRYVFAVYDNTTGGTRWAVAPSAAWQKSEVLLVYDKGEDTLMLIVFPLVIFVLVSGSTATTVVTLRAAMSWREKTSSTSSDAQGQQVALTKMLVLVSCVFIVSKVPWVVITLVRIFYPDFSPYGSQSNIYRVLEN, from the coding sequence ATGGTCAGCTGTCTGGTCTTCAGACGCCAGGGAGTGAGagaccgcatgaacctctgtctctttaCCCTGGCTCTAGTGGACATGACTTACATCGCCTACTCTATGGCATTCACTTTGACCTTTTGGATAAGAATACTGGAGCCAATGGCAGGGGAAGAGCTATATGTAAAGACTCTTAATTATGCCATGGGGGTTAATTACGGCTTGCGAGAGGCCTCCACCTGTATCAGTGTCCTGATTGCTGTAGACcgctgtctgtgtgttgtgtttccACTGCGGGCTAACACCCTCATGAGCACTAGAACCATGGGCATCCTCTTGGCTACCATTGTCATCGGCATGCAGCTGGCCTTCGTCACTACACCTGTTAAGAGGTACGTGTTTGCTGTTTACGACAACACCACAGGTGGGACAAGGTGGGCAGTGGCCCCGTCAGCTGCCTGGCAGAAGAGCGAAGTTCTCCTTGTGTACGACAAGGGAGAGGACACCCTCATGCTGATTGTCTTTCCCCTTGTCATCTTTGTCCTTGTGTCGGGATCAACGGCTACCACGGTGGTGACGCTGAGAGCCGCCATGTCGTGGCGAGAGAAGACCAGCTCCACCAGTAGTGACGCACAaggccagcaggtggcgctgaccaagatgcttgTCCTCGTCTCGTGCGTCTTCATCGTCAGCAAAGTGCCGTGGGTCGTCATCACCTTAGTTAGAATTTTTTATCCTGACTTTTCGCCTTACGGCAGTCAGTCCAACATTTATCGTGTGCTGGA
- the LOC112565958 gene encoding thyrotropin-releasing hormone receptor-like, with the protein MNRSLHNTSNDFYAIKEFLPWNNPSNIISYDAYYKMAYYFNNILKPLVLVIAIPTSIISGLVFKSQGLKERMNLCLLVLTLVDMTFVCYSMVFTMTFWIRILMPVLGEEVYTKAQYYAMNVNYGLRETSACISGLIAVERCVCVVLPFHAHFLMSTRTMGILLVAMVITMQLAFITTPLKRYVFAVYDNTTDTLRWTVAVSDAWHRSEGLMLYDKAEDTFMLILLPLVIFFVVSGSTVITVVKLRSALSWRDVVSSSKDSVSQQVALTRILVLVSGVFIASKAPWVVITLVRFFYPDFSPTGTQSNIYRASDLIAHYCLYFHSSINFFIYYSRSSKFRLHLSRLCQCSHSPPVLPDNVVEDCTKTKLKMKPWVGGLNPSLNPPYSE; encoded by the coding sequence ATGAACCGGTCTCTACATAACACCAGCAATGACTTCTACGCAATCAAAGAATTTTTGCCGTGGAACAACCCTTCCAATATAATATCCTACGATGCCTATTATAAAATGgcatattattttaacaatattttgaaaCCATTGGTTCTTGTCATTGCCATACCAACCAGCATCATCAGTGGTCTGGTGTTCAAAAGTCAAGGACTGAAAGAgcgcatgaacctctgtctccTGGTTCTGACCCTTGTGGACATGACCTTTGTCTGCTACTCCATGGTATTCACGATGACATTTTGGATTAGAATACTGATGCCGGTGTTGGGAGAAGAGGTTTACACCAAAGCTCAGTATTATGCCATGAATGTCAACTATGGGTTGAGAGAGACTTCAGCCTGTATCAGTGGACTGATTGCTGTGGagcggtgtgtctgtgtggtccTTCCATTCCACGCACACTTCCTCATGAGCACCAGAACCATGGGAATTTTACTGGTTGCCATGGTTATCACGATGCAGTTGGCTTTTATTACAACACCTTTGAAGAGGTATGTATTTGCTGTGTATGATAACACCACGGACACCCTCAGGTGGACGGTTGCTGTGTCCGATGCCTGGCACAGAAGTGAAGGACTGATGCTCTACGACAAAGCGGAAGACACCTTCATGCTGATTCTTCTACCTCTCGTCATCTTTTTCGTCGTGTCTGGGTCAACAGTTATCACAGTAGTCAAGCTGAGGTCTGCGTTATCATGGAGGGATGTAGTAAGCTCCAGTAAAGACAGTGTCAGtcaacaggtggcgctgactCGCATTCTTGTGCTTGTCTCCGGCGTCTTCATCGCCAGCAAGGCGCCGTGGGTTGTCATAACATTGGTTCGATTCTTCTACCCCGACTTCTCGCCCACCGGGACCCAGTCCAACATTTATCGCGCCTCGGATCTCATAGCTCATTACTGCCTCTACTTTCACAGTTCCATCAATTTCTTCATTTACTACTCGAGATCTTCAAAGTTCCGGCTTCATCTCTCCAGACTGTGCCAGTGCTCACACAGTCCTCCTGTCCTACCTGACAACGTAGTAGAAGACTGTACAAAAACGAAACTGAAGATGAAACCCTGGGTAGGAGGACTCAATCCCAGCCTAAACCCTCCTTACTCAGAATGA